The following coding sequences are from one Methanohalophilus halophilus window:
- a CDS encoding transcriptional regulator — translation MEEDELLSMNENQREIAKLLRRLHLSKPIARTLACLSCGEEVSSRKIESMSQLRQPEVSIAMNFLLKKKGWVKFEEIKRNEGKGRPIKVYKLAVPMDSIIESIEHEILSENQILLENINRLKEFS, via the coding sequence ATGGAAGAAGATGAACTACTTTCAATGAATGAAAATCAAAGAGAAATTGCAAAGCTGCTAAGAAGGCTACACCTTTCAAAACCGATTGCAAGGACACTTGCTTGTCTTTCATGTGGCGAAGAAGTATCTTCTCGGAAAATAGAATCAATGTCACAGTTAAGGCAACCGGAAGTGAGCATTGCTATGAATTTCCTCTTGAAGAAAAAAGGCTGGGTTAAGTTTGAGGAAATAAAACGCAATGAAGGAAAGGGAAGGCCTATCAAAGTCTATAAACTTGCAGTGCCCATGGATTCCATTATTGAAAGTATAGAACATGAAATTCTTTCAGAGAATCAGATTCTACTGGAAAATATCAATCGTCTCAAGGAATTCTCCTGA
- the hdrA gene encoding ferredoxin:CoB-CoM heterodisulfide reductase subunit HdrA: MNYTKKPSGIFICHCGGNISDNIDINQLKKSFPDSKVFDYEYLCSNRGQQYLKDEIENSGLERVVVGACTPAKHENLFKKCASQCGINQEFLKVVNLREQCSWVHTDSDRATQKAFSMLNSGMFRLFRAQPIEQESLPINPDGLVIGGGISGINAALNLANSGVHTYLVEKETTIGGNAAKIGKIFSPEKLVEECAMCSLSPLMNEIASHPNIELLTGCEIRNINSTTGNFQVSITQNPGYVTDKCVCCGKCAEVCPVVTENDFNCGSKDKKAISIKFAQAVPQIYSINPEHCIELKGGNCGRCREVCNVDAIDFSQQDKHIGIQVGAIIAATGFDEYDPSAKPQYGYGRFPNVTTQMELARILGVNGPTQGKLLRPSDAKKPKNVVMIQCVGSRDEKSSGNRYCSRYCCMAALKHASLIKKKYPDVNVTICYIDMRAFGLYENYYRAVQEMGVQFVRGRPAEIAERDNSDLVVKVEDTLNQQLMELPADMVVLSAAMEPSEGTQQIARIMDANLSEDGFIKERHSKLRPVDTSKEGIFVCGSAQSPKDITDSIAQSGLAASRAHAFLAAGEIYLDSHIAVADPDVCTLCGKCVSCPFGAISIEDEVKIDPLVCNGCGYCTSLCDEGAIHVKGYSREELVAEIEGLAEAGDTIVFASRNIAYSTIDNIGSSAQDYPASTKIIRVPTTTIVTAEVLDMAFSRGICHVIFVEEPPDNQIGEIIYPLAETRFLEYKAEYGDRLHLKKAYIPHAKGLSDMFSSLEEVEE; the protein is encoded by the coding sequence ATGAATTATACGAAAAAACCCTCAGGTATTTTTATTTGCCATTGTGGGGGCAATATTTCAGACAATATTGATATTAACCAGCTTAAGAAATCTTTTCCGGACAGTAAAGTATTCGATTATGAGTACCTGTGCTCCAATCGGGGTCAACAGTACCTTAAGGACGAGATTGAAAATAGCGGTCTTGAAAGGGTGGTTGTGGGGGCCTGTACACCCGCCAAGCATGAAAACCTTTTCAAAAAATGTGCTTCCCAATGCGGAATAAATCAGGAATTTCTCAAAGTTGTCAACTTAAGGGAACAATGCTCCTGGGTGCATACCGATTCCGACAGGGCCACCCAAAAAGCGTTTTCTATGCTTAATTCCGGTATGTTTCGCCTTTTTCGGGCACAACCTATTGAACAGGAAAGTTTACCTATAAACCCGGATGGCCTTGTAATTGGTGGTGGAATCTCCGGTATAAATGCCGCCCTGAATCTTGCCAATAGTGGAGTGCACACTTATCTTGTGGAAAAAGAAACGACAATAGGTGGCAATGCCGCAAAGATTGGTAAAATATTTTCCCCGGAGAAACTGGTTGAGGAATGCGCCATGTGTTCTCTCAGTCCCCTGATGAATGAGATTGCATCTCATCCCAACATAGAACTGCTGACTGGTTGTGAGATCAGGAATATAAATTCCACTACCGGTAATTTTCAGGTAAGCATCACTCAGAATCCCGGATATGTAACTGATAAATGTGTATGTTGTGGTAAATGCGCTGAAGTATGCCCTGTAGTTACTGAAAATGACTTCAACTGTGGGTCAAAGGACAAAAAAGCCATATCAATAAAATTTGCCCAGGCAGTACCCCAGATATATTCCATCAATCCTGAGCATTGCATAGAACTTAAGGGAGGCAACTGTGGCAGGTGCAGGGAGGTTTGTAATGTAGATGCTATTGATTTCTCCCAACAGGACAAACATATCGGAATACAGGTGGGGGCCATTATTGCTGCGACCGGTTTTGATGAATATGATCCTTCCGCTAAACCCCAATACGGTTACGGTCGCTTTCCCAATGTCACAACCCAGATGGAACTTGCCCGCATACTTGGTGTTAATGGCCCCACTCAAGGTAAATTACTGCGCCCTTCTGATGCAAAAAAACCAAAAAACGTTGTTATGATCCAGTGTGTGGGTTCCAGGGATGAGAAATCTTCGGGAAACCGTTACTGCTCCCGTTACTGTTGTATGGCAGCTCTTAAGCATGCCAGCCTTATAAAGAAAAAATATCCGGATGTGAATGTTACCATCTGTTACATTGATATGCGTGCTTTTGGACTGTATGAAAACTACTACCGTGCCGTACAGGAAATGGGTGTACAATTTGTGCGTGGAAGACCCGCAGAGATTGCAGAAAGAGATAATTCCGATCTTGTGGTGAAGGTAGAAGATACCCTGAACCAGCAACTTATGGAATTGCCTGCGGATATGGTGGTACTCTCTGCTGCCATGGAACCTTCAGAGGGTACACAGCAGATTGCAAGGATAATGGATGCCAATCTCAGTGAAGACGGTTTCATCAAGGAGCGACACTCCAAGCTCAGGCCGGTTGATACATCAAAGGAAGGTATATTTGTCTGTGGGAGTGCCCAGTCTCCCAAGGATATAACAGATTCAATCGCCCAATCCGGCCTTGCTGCATCCCGTGCTCATGCTTTCCTGGCGGCAGGCGAGATATACCTGGATTCGCATATTGCAGTTGCAGACCCAGATGTGTGCACTTTATGCGGCAAGTGTGTATCATGTCCTTTTGGGGCTATTTCCATCGAAGATGAGGTAAAAATCGATCCGCTTGTGTGTAATGGATGTGGCTATTGCACCTCCCTCTGTGATGAAGGTGCAATCCATGTTAAGGGCTACAGCAGGGAAGAACTTGTGGCCGAGATAGAAGGTCTGGCTGAAGCAGGGGATACGATTGTCTTTGCCAGTCGCAACATCGCATATTCAACTATTGATAATATAGGAAGTAGTGCGCAGGATTATCCCGCTTCTACAAAGATCATAAGGGTGCCGACAACAACCATTGTGACAGCGGAGGTGCTTGACATGGCATTCAGTAGAGGCATCTGCCATGTCATTTTTGTGGAAGAACCACCGGATAACCAGATTGGTGAAATAATTTATCCACTGGCTGAGACACGCTTCCTTGAATATAAGGCAGAATATGGGGATCGATTGCATCTCAAGAAGGCTTATATTCCTCATGCAAAGGGGCTCAGTGACATGTTCTCTTCCCTGGAAGAGGTGGAAGAATGA